The genomic stretch GCGCCCCGAACCGCTCGGTCAGCCCGGCGTAGCGTCGCGACGGCGTCTCCCCGGTCACGGCGAGCATCTCCGAGGCGAGCAGCGCGAGGATGATGCCGTCCTTGTCGGTGGTCCACACCGACCCGTCCCGACGCAGGAACGAGGCCCCCGCGCTCTCCTCGCCGCCGAACGCGACCGACCCGTCGAGCAGCCCCGGTACGAACCACTTGAACCCGACCGGGACCTCCAGCAGCCCCCGCCCCAGCGCCGCCGTGACCCGGTCGATCATCGACGAGCTCACCACCGTCTTGCCGACCTGCGCGGACGCGGGCCATCCGTCCCGGTGCGCGAACAGGTAGTCGATGGCGGCGGCCAGGAAGTGGTTGGGGTTCATCAGCCCCCCGTCGGGGGTCACGATGCCGTGCCGGTCGGAGTCCGCGTCGTTGCCGGTCGCGACGTCGAAGCGGTCCCGCTGCCCGATCAGCGACGCCATCGCGTGCGGCGACGAGCAGTCCATCCGGATCTTGCCGTCCCAGTCCAGTGTCATGAAGCGCCAGGTCGGGTCGGTGAGCGGGTTGACCACGGTGAGGTCGAGTCGGTGCCGCTCCGCGATCGCCGCCCAGTAGTCGACGCTGGCTCCGCCCAGCGGGTCCGCGCCGATCCGTACGCCCGCGGCGCGGATCGCGTCGATGTCGACGACGGCGGGCAGGTCGTCGACGTAGCGCCCGAGGAAGTCGTGGGCCTCGGTCGTGGCGGCGGCGCGGGCGCGGGAGAAGGGGGTGCGGCGCACCCCCTCCAGGCCCTGCTCGAGGTAGGCGTTCGCCCGGTCCTGGATGACCCGGGTGATGTCCGAGCCGGCCGGCCCGCCGTCCGGCGGGTTGTACTTGAACCCGCCGTCGCGGGGCGGGTTGTGCGACGGGGTCACCACGATGCCGTCGGCCAGCGCCGGGTCGTTCGGACCCCTGCCGCGGTTGTGGGCGAGGATCGCGTGCGAGACAGCGGGCGTGGGGGTCAGCCCCTCACCGCTGTCCACCAGCACCGTGACGCCGTTGGCCGCCAGCACCTCCAGCGCCGTCGTCCACGCCGGCAGGCTCAGTCCGTGGCTGTCGCGCCCCAGGAACAGCGGGCCGTCGATGCCCTGGGCCGAGCGGTAGTCGCAGATCGCCTGCGTCGTGGCCGCGATGTGGTCCTCGTTGAACGCCGCGTCCAGGGCCGACCCGCGGTGGCCCGACGTCCCGAACGACACCCGCTGGCCCGGGTCGGCCAGGTCGGGGTGCCGCGTGTAGTACGCCGTCACCAGCGCGGGGACGTCGACGAGGTCGCTCGGGAGGGCCGGGGTCCCGGCGCGCGGGTCGAGGTTGCTCACGGGGACTCCTTCGCTCGCGGACGCCCCATCGTGTCAGCCCCGCCGCGGGCGACGCAGGCGGACCTGGTGAGGGACGAACGG from Candidatus Nanopelagicales bacterium encodes the following:
- the pgm gene encoding phosphoglucomutase (alpha-D-glucose-1,6-bisphosphate-dependent) translates to MSNLDPRAGTPALPSDLVDVPALVTAYYTRHPDLADPGQRVSFGTSGHRGSALDAAFNEDHIAATTQAICDYRSAQGIDGPLFLGRDSHGLSLPAWTTALEVLAANGVTVLVDSGEGLTPTPAVSHAILAHNRGRGPNDPALADGIVVTPSHNPPRDGGFKYNPPDGGPAGSDITRVIQDRANAYLEQGLEGVRRTPFSRARAAATTEAHDFLGRYVDDLPAVVDIDAIRAAGVRIGADPLGGASVDYWAAIAERHRLDLTVVNPLTDPTWRFMTLDWDGKIRMDCSSPHAMASLIGQRDRFDVATGNDADSDRHGIVTPDGGLMNPNHFLAAAIDYLFAHRDGWPASAQVGKTVVSSSMIDRVTAALGRGLLEVPVGFKWFVPGLLDGSVAFGGEESAGASFLRRDGSVWTTDKDGIILALLASEMLAVTGETPSRRYAGLTERFGAPVYARVDAPASREEKAVLAALSPAQVTATELAGEPITAILTEAPGNHAPIGGLKVVTVDGWFAARPSGTEDVYKIYAESFRGPEHLALIQQQAREVVSAALGSP